Proteins from a single region of Seriola aureovittata isolate HTS-2021-v1 ecotype China chromosome 9, ASM2101889v1, whole genome shotgun sequence:
- the g0s2 gene encoding G0/G1 switch protein 2, protein METIGEIIPFAKEMLNQRPNRGMVKIYMLGSTLAMLGMIGGLVETILLPFVEQEPVEDTLVELSMEKRKKRKQVLKSHTTVICPEVIDVVETVVIEAKAKHLVTAGQRSSANRLYAS, encoded by the coding sequence ATGGAAACTATTGGCGAGATCATCCCATTCGCTAAGGAAATGCTGAACCAGAGGCCAAACCGGGGCATGGTGAAGATCTACATGCTTGGCTCTACTCTGGCAATGCTCGGAATGATTGGCGGACTGGTGGAAACGATTCTCCTTCCTTTTGTGGAGCAGGAGCCTGTGGAGGACACACTGGTAGAGCTGAGcatggagaagaggaagaaaaggaagcagGTGCTGAAGTCACACACAACCGTGATTTGCCCTGAAGTCATAGATGTGGTTGAGACGGTAGTGATCGAGGCCAAGGCTAAACATCTGGTGACCGCTGGGCAGAGAAGCTCAGCCAACCGCTTATATGCTTCTTAA